Genomic DNA from Rhodoferax mekongensis:
GGCCGTGGCTGCGGCCGTGGACGCGCTGCAACGCAGCTCGGTACAACGCATTGTGCTGACCCGCCCCGCGGTAGAGGCCGGCGAGCGCTTGGGCTTTCTGCCCGGCGACCTGAACCAAAAGGTAGACCCGTATCTGCGCCCCCTGTACGACGCGCTCTACGACCTGATGGGCTACGACCAGGTGCACAAAGCGTTCGAGCGCCAGCAGCTCGAAATTGCCCCTCTGGCCTTCATGCGAGGGCGCACCTTGAACAATGCATTTGTGATCCTGGACGAGGCGCAGAACACCACGCCCGAGCAGATGAAGATGTTTTTGACACGCGTTGGCTTCGGCACCAAAACTGTCATTACCGGCGATCTGACCCAGATTGATTTGCCCAAAGCGCAGATGAGCGGCCTGGTGGAAGCCGAGCGCGTATTGCGCCGCACGCCGGGCATTGCGATCACCCGCCTGACCAGCTCCGATATCGTGCGCCACCCGCTAGTGGCCCGCATCGTGGATGCCTACGAGGCCGCACGGCTGGAAGACCTGCCGCAGATCGCTATTCCCGAGCCTGAGCCCGAACTCCCCCGCGTCGGCCTGCCCAAGACCCGCAGTGCATCACGAACCGTGCGCAGTAGCTAAACCTTTTTGCACCTACGAACCCCATGCTTCCAGAACTCAGCCTCTCCCTGCAATTCGGCAAGATCCAAGACGCAGACAAACACCGCGACGCGCTCAAGCGCCACAAAGTGATTCGCTGGATCCGCAACACCTTGGAGGTGGACGGTGAAATCACCGTGCGCATCGTGGACGCCGAAGAAGGCCAAACGCTGAACCGCGAATACCGGCAAAAGGACTACGCCACCAACGTGCTGACCTTCGACTACACCCAAGAGCCCGTCACCGCCGACCTGGTACTGTGCGCGCCGGTGATTGCCAAAGAAGCCAAAGAGCAAAAGAAAACGCTCGAAGCCCACTACGCCCACATGATCGTGCACGGTACCCTGCACGCGCAGGGCTGGGACCACGAATTGGATGAAGACGCCGAGGTGATGGAGCTGCGCGAGAGCGAGATCATGGGGCGGTTGGGGTTTAAGAATCCGTATTGACTTCGATGGTAGTTGCGCTCCGGCGTAACTGCCTTGGGCGCTTTGCTCCGTGTCCCCCGCGCTTCGCGCTCCTCCTTGACCTGCGCAAAGCACCCAAGGCAGCTACGCCTCCGGGAGGCACGCACCAGGCCCCAGGTCAGTCCGCGTATCGCGCCCCAGCGACCCGTGCACGCTTACGCATGCGGCCAATCAGCAGCAAGCCCACGGCAGCCAGCACCACCAACCCCACCATGCCGAAAGCCCAGATCACCCACAACAGCGGGGCTACCCAGTCCAGCAGTGGAGTAATCCAGGGCATGACAGCGGCGAGCATTTCCACGGACCAAACGATCGTTGCGCGCACGGCTTCCGCCGTGGCTGCGTCGGTCCAAAGCGCAATCCATGGTGGCAGCGGCCACTGTGCGATGGTCTGAAGCCCGCCCTGCAGGTCCATACCTTGGCCTGCCACCCAGTTGGCCAAGGCCGCCGAGAGGCCGATAAAGCCAGTCCACAACAGGGCGAGAAATACGGTTGCGATAGCGAGTGCGATTTTCATGCGCAAATTATCGGGACCGCGCGTGAATTCGCCGCGACATGCCGCAGCATGAGCCCTCGCTTGCAGGGGCCTTCCTTTGGAAGCGACGGCGTTGACCCTTGAATATTTTCAGCCTCTAGCGCGCGCGAAATATGCGCGAGCAGCTATAAAATCAGTAGCATTTAAACAGCAGGCGCCACCCGCATGGGAATCGTCACCGGCCCGTCATTGACCAGCTCCACCTGCATGTCCGCCGCAAAAATTCCGGTCTGCACGATGGGGTGCACTGTGCGGGCCTGGGCCACAAAGTAGTCGTACAAACGTCGCCCCTCATCGGGCGCAGCAGCCGCTTTGAAGCTGGGCCGGTTGCCGCCCGAGGTGTCTGCGGCCAGGGTGAATTGGCTCACGATGAGCAGACCGCCGTGCTGGCCTGCGCCATCCAAATCCTGCACGCTGCGGTTCATCTTGCCGTCAGCATCGCTGAAGATACGCAGCTTGAGCAGCTTGGCCAGCAGCTTGTCGCCCTGGGCCTCGGTATCCCCCTGCTCGGCGCACACCAGCACCAGCAAGCCTTGCTCAATCTTGCCGACCGTAGCACCATCCACCACCACCTGTGCGCGGCGAACGCGCTGTACCAAAGCCATCATCCCGTGTACCTCTCGAAACTGTCTGCGGCCATTGTGCCGCGCACCCCTGTGCCACAATGAATCACCATGTTTGCACACCTTCAACGCCTCCGATTGTGGCTGCTGGCCTGGGCCGCGCTGTCGCTGTTGAGCGGTGTGTACATCGCGCGCGGCGAGCTGGCGCGTCAGCAGGACGTGTTCGACACCAACGCCCGCATCGTGCACCGCTTGCTCAGCCAGCAGGTGGTGCAACACGATGCCATTCTGGCCACGCTGGCGCTGCTGCACGGCGGCAATGCGGCTGATCGTCCTGAGCAACGCCTGCCCGCGCTGTATGGCCAGATTGCGGCGGCAGCCCACCGGGGCGCCAATGAAACCTGGCCCTCGCCCGAACTTGCCAACGCGGAGGCCGAATCCCTCCGCCTCAAGCGCGCAGTGCTGGCCGATGTCGACCTGCAAAAGGGCACTTACCAGCTGGTCTTGGCTGCGCAGCCGGACAGCTATGCCCTGACCATTGCCCTGCGCAACATGGTGCCGTGGGCGGAATGGCCCATGAAGCCGGACACCAGCCCGGTGCAAGTCCGCCTCGATCTGGGCGCCAAGACCTACACCGTGCAAGCCGGTCGCCCTTTTGCCCCGGAAGATGCGGGCTGGACCTTTGAAGCCCGCAAAGTACTGGCGGCGGAGAGCCAGCCTTTTGAGGTGGTGTCGCGCCTGCTTGTGCCGTGGTCGGCTCTGCCATGGACCTATATGCTGATCAGCGCCGGCGCCATTGCACTGGCCTTGCTGCGCGGCCGGATGCTGGTGCAGCAACACACCCAGCAACGCCGTGAAGAAGAGCGCCAACGCGTGGGCCAACGCACACGGCTCAACACCTTGGGCGAACTGGCAGCCGGCATGGCCCACGAAATCAACCAGCCGCTCACCGCCATCCTTGCCAACACCCAGGCCGCCAGTCGCCTGCTGGACGACGCCGAACCGGACCTGACCGCCGCCCGTAGCGCCATGCAGATGGCGGTGCAGCAGGCGCGCAGAGCGTCTGATGTGGTGGGGCGCCTGCGCCGCACGGTAGAGCGCCCGGGCAGCGCCGCAGCGGTGCAAAGCGTGGACCTGCACGCGGCCTGCCAGCACGCGCTTTACCTGCTGGAGCCCGAGCTGCAGCGCGGCCGCTGCACCCCCACCTTGACCGTGGTCGGCACCCCATTGGAAGTGCAGGCCGACCCGGTGGCGCTAGAGCAAATCATCCACAACCTGCTGACCAACGCACTGCAAGCCATGGAGCAGGTGCAGCCGCCGCAGCGTACGCTGCAACTGGTGCTCAGCCACACAGCCACCCACGGCGTGCTGCGTGTGCAGGACTCCGGGCCCGGCATCCCGCCGGACGCATTGGCCAAGGTGTTTGAGCCCTTCTTTTCCACGCGTGAAGGCGGCCTCGGTCTGGGCCTGAGCCTGTGCGAATCTTTGGCACAGGGCATGAGCGCGCACTTGAGCGCTGCCAATCTGCCCACCCAAGGCGCCGAGTTCACCTTGCAGATGCCTCTCGCAACGCCCGCCCCATGACCGCGCCGCTTTCGCCCCTGATCCACCTGATCGACGATGACGAAGCCGTGCGCGACAGCCTGGCCTTGCTGATCAGCACCGTGGGCTTGCGCGTGCAGCCTTGGGACGACCCTCAAACGTTTTTGCAGACCTTTGACCGGGAGAGCATTGGCGCCATCGTGCTCGATGTGCGCATGCCCGGCATCAGCGGGCTGACGGTGTTGGACACCCTGAAGGAACAAAAAGTGGACCAGCCCGTCATCATGCTCACCGGGCACGGCACCATCGACATGTGCCGCCGCGCGTTCAAGTCCGGAGCCGCCGAATTTCTGGAAAAGCCGGTGGACGACGAGCGCCTGCTTGAAGCGCTGCAAACTGCGGTGCGCCAGCATGTGCAGTCCCGCCAACGCAACCAGGCGGACCGCGTCACCCGACAGCGCTACGCGCAACTGTCCGAGCGCGAGCGCGAGGTGCTGGGCCTGATTGTGTCCGGGCTGACCAACAAGGAAATCGGCCGCGCGCTCAATGTGTCACCCCGCACCATAGAAACCCACCGCGCCAACCTGTTCGCCAAGCTGGAGATTGACGCGCTGGCCCAGCTGGTGCGCCAGTACGCCGCACTGGTGGACGAAGACACCGCAGCGTGAAGGTCGTGGCGCTCCGTAGTTGTACGGAGGCGCGGGCGTAGCGGTACGCATGGGCAAATCGGCCCCGGATTTTTACAGTACCTGCACGGTTGATCGAACCGCTTGTACCCCTCAATATCCGGAGCATTCAATGCGTACTTCCCACCTCCTCGCTTTGATTCTTTCCACCGTTGCCACCGCAGCAAGCGCGCAAGCCGTGCGCACCGAGCGCAACATGTCCCTGGAATTGGCCAACCAGATTGCCACCGCCACCGTGGCTGCCTGCTCCGCCAACGGCTATGCCGTGACCGCCACCGTGGTGGACCGCGCCGGCAGCGTCCGCGCAGTACAACGCGCGGACAATGCCGGCCCCCACACTCTGGCCGCCAGCCAGGAAAAGGCCTTTACCTCCGCCTCTGCCAAAAACACCACCCTGGCCATGATGGAAGGCGCCCAGAAGAACCCGACCGCGGCTAACTTGGTCTACATCCCCGGTTTCTTGCTGGTGGGTGGCGGTGTGCCGGTCAAGGTGGGGAACGAAGTGATTGGTGCGGTAGGCGTAGGCGGCGCACCTGGCGGCCACTTGGACGAACAATGCGCCATGACCGCGTTGGACAAGGTCAAGGATTCTTTGAAGTAAATAGACCTCTAGCGCTCGTGGATATTGCGCGAGCAGCTCCTGTTTTTATAGCATTTATAAAGTAAAGCACCATGTCAACCCCCGTTAGCACCCGGCTTGTCCGGACCCTTCGATTCGCCCTGCTACTGGCGGGTATGGCGTGGTTGCCGCTGTCTCAGGCGCAGGTAGCGCCCACGGCCGCCGAGACAGCGGACTACCGCGGCCTGCACGCTGCAGCAGCGCGGGGCGATGTGGCCACACTCACGCAGCTACTGAGCGCCAAAGCCGACATCAATCAGCGCGATGCCTATGGCCGCACGCCCTTGCATGTGGCCACCTTTGCCAAACAGCGCGCGGCGGTGCGCGCCTTGATTCAAGCGGGCGCTGACACCGGCGCTTTGGAAAATGACCGGTACGACGCCGTCACCATCGCCGCAGTGGCCGATGACGAGGAAACCTTGCGCACCCTGCTGGGCCTGGGCGCCAGCGCCAAGCTGGTAACCAGCCGTTTTGAGGGCACTGCGTTGATTGCGGCCGCCCACCTGGGCCACGACGGCGTGGTGCGCCAGCTGATTGCCGCCGGCGCCCCGCTAGACCATGTGAACAACCTGCACTGGACCGCGACCATTGAATCCATCGTGCTGGGCAACGGAGGCGCCCGTCACCAAGCCACACTGAGGGCCTTGGTAGAAGCAGGCGCTAACCTACAACTCACCGACCGCCACGGCAAAACGCCGCTGGATCTGGCGCGCAGCTATGGCTACGCGGAGATGGTGCGCTTGCTGGAGAAGCGCTAGGCCCGGACTCAGGCCAGGGTCACGCGGGCAAACTTGCGCTTGCCCACTTGCAGCACGTAGGTGCCCGCGCCGAGCTTCAAGCCCTTGTCGCTCACCACGTTGCTGTCCACCCGCACACCGCCACCGTCAATCAGGCGGTTGCCCTCGCCGCTGGAGGCGGCCAAGTTTGCTGACTTCAGCAGCGCGGCAATGCCCACCGCTGCACCACCTTCGCCCAAGGGCAAGGTGATTTCGTCGATCTGGTCGGGTATGCCGCCCTTGCTGCGGTTGATGAAGTCCTGCTCTGCCGCATCAGCGGCAGCAGCGCTGTGGAATCGCGCCGTGATTTCTTTGGCCAGCGCGACCTTGGCGTCTTTGGGGTTGCGCCCGCCCTCCACCTCGGCCTTCAGCGCAGCAATCTCCGCCTCGCTCTTGAAGCTGAGCAGCGTGTACCACTTCCACATCAGCACGTCGGAGATGGACAGCACCTTGGCGAACATCGTGTTCGGCTCTTCCGAGATGCCGATGTAGTTGTTCTTGCTCTTGGACATTTTCTCCACGCCGTCCAGCCCCTCGAGCAGCGGCATGGTCAAGATGCACTGGGGTTCCTGGCCGTATTCGGCCTGCAGGGTGCGGCCCATGAGCAGATTGAACTTCTGATCGGTGCCGCCCAGCTCCAGGTCGCTTTCCAGCGCCACGGAGTCGTAGCCCTGCATCAGCGGGTAGAGGAATTCGTGCACCGCAATAGGGGTGCCGGCCTTGAAGCGGTCATGGAAGTCATTGCGCTCCATCATGCGGGCCACGGTGTAGCGGCTGGCCAGCTGGATCATGCCGCGCGCGCCCAGCGGGTCGCTCCACTCACTGTTGTAGCGAATTTCTGTTTTGGCGGGGTCCAGCACCAGGCTGGCCTGGCGGTAGTAGGTCTCAGCGTTCACCTTGATTTGCTCAGCCGTCAAGGGCGGGCGGGTGCTGTTGCGGCCGGACGGGTCGCCGATCATGCTGGTGAAGTCACCGATCAAAAAGATCACCGTGTGGCCCAGATCTTGCAGCTGGCGCATCTTGTTCAGCACCACGGTGTGGCCGATGTGGATGTCAGGCGCTGTAGGGTCCAGCCCCAGCTTGATGCGCAGCGGTTTGCCGGTGGCCTCGGATCGGACTAGCTTTTTCACCCATTCGTCTTGCGGGAGCAGTTCTTCCACGCCGCGCAGGGTGACCGCAAGGGCCTCGCGCACACGATCGCTTACAACTAACTGAGGGCTTAAGGCTTGATTCATAAGGGTTTTTCTTGTGGCCGGGATCGGAGCGAAGGCTATACTGCCCGCTCCCTTCAGCAACGCAAGCGTTGCCAGCGGCTGGATTTTAGTCGGGCCGCATCCCCCATACCGGAGTCTTTGATTTGAAGCATGGACTGAACCAGGCTGTAGAGCAGTGCGTGGTGCGTGCCGCGGCTCTCGTGCAGCAGTATCCCAAGCGTATAACCGCCATCATTGCAGCCCTGCTGGTGGGCGGCACAGGCGCCACCTTTGCCGTGGCCAATTTCGCACCGGACGCATCGGACTTGCCGGTACGCACAGTGGTCGAGACCGTACAAAGCGACCTGCTCGCCGCTCGCAATGAGGACATCAGCGAGCTGGCGATGCGCCTCTACCGCTCGGAAACCACGCGCTCCAGCGACACGGCTGACACCCTCCTCAAGCGCCTCGGGGTGATTGACCCGCAGGCTGCCGCTTACTTACGGGCTGATGCTCAGGCGCAGTCTGCATTACTGGGCCGCGCCGGCCGCAACGTCACTGCGGAAGTCAACGAACGCCAAGGGTTGCTCAAGCTCAGCGCTCGCTGGAGCCCTGTTGATGACGGCACCTTCAAACGCCTGACCATCGAAAAGACGGTGAGTGGCTTCCGCTCCCAAGTGGAAACGCTGCCTTTGGTGGCCAACACGCGCCTGGCCAGTGGTGTGATCAACAGCTCGCTATTTGCCGCCACCGACGACGCTCGCCTGCCGGATTCGATTGCGACCCAAGTGGCAGAGATTTTTTCGGGTGACATCGATTTCCACCGCGCGCTGCGCAAGGGCGACCGATTCTCGGTGGTGTATGAAACCCTGGAAGGTGATGGCGAACCGATGCGCGCGGGGCGGGTACTCAGCGCCGAGTTCGTGAATGCCGGCAAGCCTTTCCAGGCCATGTGGTTCAAGGACCCGGTGGCTCCCGGCAAAGGCGGTTACTACACCCTGGCCGGCGAAAGCCTGCGCCGCGCCTTTCTGGCCTCTCCGCTGGAGTTCTCCCGCGTAACCAGCGGCTTCAAAATGCGCTTCCACCCCATTTTGCAAACGTGGAGAGCCCATCTGGGCGTGGACTATGCAGCGGCTACCGGCACACCCGTGCGCAGCGTTGGTGACGGCACCGTGGACTTTGCAGGTGTGCAGGGTGGTTTTGGCAATGTAGTGATGGTCAAGCACCGGAACAACCAGACCACCGTGTATGCCCACTTGAGCCGTATCCATGTCAAAAAGGGCCAAAACGTTTCGCAAGGTCAGAACATCGGTGCGGTAGGCGCCACGGGCTGGGCCACAGGACCCCATTTGCACTTTGAGTTCCGCGTCAATGGCGTGCACCATGATCCGTTGACCATCGCGCGCCAGAGCGAAGCGGTACCGGTGTCGACCGCGGCCAAACCCTTGTTTGACAAGGCTGCACAAAGCGTACGTGCACAGCTGGCCAGTGCTGCCCAGTTGACTCCAGGCTCGGCTGAGTAAGCCACGGCCAGCCTGTGTCAGAGCTTTACATCGGGCTGATGTCCGGCACGTCGCTCGATGGCGTGGATGGTGTGCTGGCCGACTTTTCTGGCGAGAGAATGCGCGTCCTGGCGCATCAGGCGTCCCCATTTCCCGATGCTTTACGCGCTGAGTTTCTGGCACTTAACGCCTCCGGCAGCGACGAAATTCATCGTGGCGCATTGGCAGCCAATGGGCTGGCCCGCTTGTATGGCTCGGTGGTTGGCAAGCTGTTGCAGGAGACCGGGCTGCCCCCTTCTGCCATTTGTGCCATCGGAGCCCACGGCCAGACCGTTCGGCACCGGCCTGGCGAATTCGATGGCACCGGTTACACCGTCCAGCTGAACCAACCGGCACTTTTGGCAGAGCTGTGCGGCGTGGACGTAGTTGCGGACTTTCGCAGCCGGGACGTCGCAGCAGGCGGACAAGGCGCCCCTTTGGTGCCCCCTTTTCATCAAGCGTTCTTCAGTCCCCACGGCGAGCGCCTGGCCGTCTTGAACATCGGCGGCATCTCCAACCTGACACTGCTGCACGCGAGCGCGGAGAACTCCGTACTGGGATTCGACTGCGGCCCGGGCAATGCATTGATGGACGGCTGGTGTCACCGCCACACCGGACAGCATTTCGACAATGGTGGAGCGTGGGCAGCCTCCGGCACCGTGTTGCCAGACTTGCTGGACCACATGTTGGCCGAGCCCTTTCTGCATCGCCAGCCGCCCAAGAGCACAGGACGTGACCTATTCAGCGCTGCGTGGCTTGAGAACATTCTCAAAACCCATGAAGACCGGCATGGCCCTGCAGCTTCGGTAGATGTCCAAACCACGCTCACAGAACTCACAGCAGGCGCTTGTGCGGATGCTTTGCGCCGGAATATGCCGGGATGCACGACTTTGGCAGTGTGTGGGGGAGGCGCGTACAACCAGTATTTGATGCAGCGCATCCAAAAGCTGCTACCTGGCTGCAAAGTTCAAAGCTCTGATGAACTCG
This window encodes:
- a CDS encoding PhoH family protein produces the protein MILKHIFTPLNNTRLSHLCGPTDEHLRTIERELEVKIAHRHEQFKVEGPKAKAQRAMEMLQALYEIAGRPIAASTVQLMLSGDGELGAEGPSLSTRRADLKPRSQNQALYLDNIAEFDITFGIGPAGTGKTYLAVAAAVDALQRSSVQRIVLTRPAVEAGERLGFLPGDLNQKVDPYLRPLYDALYDLMGYDQVHKAFERQQLEIAPLAFMRGRTLNNAFVILDEAQNTTPEQMKMFLTRVGFGTKTVITGDLTQIDLPKAQMSGLVEAERVLRRTPGIAITRLTSSDIVRHPLVARIVDAYEAARLEDLPQIAIPEPEPELPRVGLPKTRSASRTVRSS
- the ybeY gene encoding rRNA maturation RNase YbeY, yielding MLPELSLSLQFGKIQDADKHRDALKRHKVIRWIRNTLEVDGEITVRIVDAEEGQTLNREYRQKDYATNVLTFDYTQEPVTADLVLCAPVIAKEAKEQKKTLEAHYAHMIVHGTLHAQGWDHELDEDAEVMELRESEIMGRLGFKNPY
- the dtd gene encoding D-aminoacyl-tRNA deacylase; translated protein: MMALVQRVRRAQVVVDGATVGKIEQGLLVLVCAEQGDTEAQGDKLLAKLLKLRIFSDADGKMNRSVQDLDGAGQHGGLLIVSQFTLAADTSGGNRPSFKAAAAPDEGRRLYDYFVAQARTVHPIVQTGIFAADMQVELVNDGPVTIPMRVAPAV
- a CDS encoding sensor histidine kinase: MFAHLQRLRLWLLAWAALSLLSGVYIARGELARQQDVFDTNARIVHRLLSQQVVQHDAILATLALLHGGNAADRPEQRLPALYGQIAAAAHRGANETWPSPELANAEAESLRLKRAVLADVDLQKGTYQLVLAAQPDSYALTIALRNMVPWAEWPMKPDTSPVQVRLDLGAKTYTVQAGRPFAPEDAGWTFEARKVLAAESQPFEVVSRLLVPWSALPWTYMLISAGAIALALLRGRMLVQQHTQQRREEERQRVGQRTRLNTLGELAAGMAHEINQPLTAILANTQAASRLLDDAEPDLTAARSAMQMAVQQARRASDVVGRLRRTVERPGSAAAVQSVDLHAACQHALYLLEPELQRGRCTPTLTVVGTPLEVQADPVALEQIIHNLLTNALQAMEQVQPPQRTLQLVLSHTATHGVLRVQDSGPGIPPDALAKVFEPFFSTREGGLGLGLSLCESLAQGMSAHLSAANLPTQGAEFTLQMPLATPAP
- a CDS encoding response regulator transcription factor produces the protein MTAPLSPLIHLIDDDEAVRDSLALLISTVGLRVQPWDDPQTFLQTFDRESIGAIVLDVRMPGISGLTVLDTLKEQKVDQPVIMLTGHGTIDMCRRAFKSGAAEFLEKPVDDERLLEALQTAVRQHVQSRQRNQADRVTRQRYAQLSEREREVLGLIVSGLTNKEIGRALNVSPRTIETHRANLFAKLEIDALAQLVRQYAALVDEDTAA
- a CDS encoding GlcG/HbpS family heme-binding protein; translation: MRTSHLLALILSTVATAASAQAVRTERNMSLELANQIATATVAACSANGYAVTATVVDRAGSVRAVQRADNAGPHTLAASQEKAFTSASAKNTTLAMMEGAQKNPTAANLVYIPGFLLVGGGVPVKVGNEVIGAVGVGGAPGGHLDEQCAMTALDKVKDSLK
- a CDS encoding ankyrin repeat domain-containing protein, which gives rise to MAWLPLSQAQVAPTAAETADYRGLHAAAARGDVATLTQLLSAKADINQRDAYGRTPLHVATFAKQRAAVRALIQAGADTGALENDRYDAVTIAAVADDEETLRTLLGLGASAKLVTSRFEGTALIAAAHLGHDGVVRQLIAAGAPLDHVNNLHWTATIESIVLGNGGARHQATLRALVEAGANLQLTDRHGKTPLDLARSYGYAEMVRLLEKR
- the tyrS gene encoding tyrosine--tRNA ligase — its product is MNQALSPQLVVSDRVREALAVTLRGVEELLPQDEWVKKLVRSEATGKPLRIKLGLDPTAPDIHIGHTVVLNKMRQLQDLGHTVIFLIGDFTSMIGDPSGRNSTRPPLTAEQIKVNAETYYRQASLVLDPAKTEIRYNSEWSDPLGARGMIQLASRYTVARMMERNDFHDRFKAGTPIAVHEFLYPLMQGYDSVALESDLELGGTDQKFNLLMGRTLQAEYGQEPQCILTMPLLEGLDGVEKMSKSKNNYIGISEEPNTMFAKVLSISDVLMWKWYTLLSFKSEAEIAALKAEVEGGRNPKDAKVALAKEITARFHSAAAADAAEQDFINRSKGGIPDQIDEITLPLGEGGAAVGIAALLKSANLAASSGEGNRLIDGGGVRVDSNVVSDKGLKLGAGTYVLQVGKRKFARVTLA
- a CDS encoding M23 family metallopeptidase yields the protein MKHGLNQAVEQCVVRAAALVQQYPKRITAIIAALLVGGTGATFAVANFAPDASDLPVRTVVETVQSDLLAARNEDISELAMRLYRSETTRSSDTADTLLKRLGVIDPQAAAYLRADAQAQSALLGRAGRNVTAEVNERQGLLKLSARWSPVDDGTFKRLTIEKTVSGFRSQVETLPLVANTRLASGVINSSLFAATDDARLPDSIATQVAEIFSGDIDFHRALRKGDRFSVVYETLEGDGEPMRAGRVLSAEFVNAGKPFQAMWFKDPVAPGKGGYYTLAGESLRRAFLASPLEFSRVTSGFKMRFHPILQTWRAHLGVDYAAATGTPVRSVGDGTVDFAGVQGGFGNVVMVKHRNNQTTVYAHLSRIHVKKGQNVSQGQNIGAVGATGWATGPHLHFEFRVNGVHHDPLTIARQSEAVPVSTAAKPLFDKAAQSVRAQLASAAQLTPGSAE
- a CDS encoding anhydro-N-acetylmuramic acid kinase, whose amino-acid sequence is MSELYIGLMSGTSLDGVDGVLADFSGERMRVLAHQASPFPDALRAEFLALNASGSDEIHRGALAANGLARLYGSVVGKLLQETGLPPSAICAIGAHGQTVRHRPGEFDGTGYTVQLNQPALLAELCGVDVVADFRSRDVAAGGQGAPLVPPFHQAFFSPHGERLAVLNIGGISNLTLLHASAENSVLGFDCGPGNALMDGWCHRHTGQHFDNGGAWAASGTVLPDLLDHMLAEPFLHRQPPKSTGRDLFSAAWLENILKTHEDRHGPAASVDVQTTLTELTAGACADALRRNMPGCTTLAVCGGGAYNQYLMQRIQKLLPGCKVQSSDELGLPPLQVEATAFAWLARQAILRHTANLPKVTGARGARILGAIYPA